The following coding sequences lie in one Benincasa hispida cultivar B227 chromosome 6, ASM972705v1, whole genome shotgun sequence genomic window:
- the LOC120079890 gene encoding receptor-like protein kinase FERONIA, translating into MKILPLFFPIFFFILLLLLPSTSQPSYYVPAYNIAVDCGATSSATIDDRQWIGDDATTFSLSDPPNAVNKSTVRSTSSTNDLVFKTARLSRSPFTYSFPVTAGPKFIRLHFLPETYDQFPKFDAFFTVQTGQFTLLKNFSAALVADFLNKTTITKEFCIHVAREVQKLNITFTPSPNSYAFVNGIEVVSMPENLYYSPAEQGTTAVIRNNIALELYYRENLGGNDVIPSQDSGMYRTWGGRNLYVTSSSAIRIQNYSASLNYTTATPNFTATDSVYQSAVIMGKDQAANSLQNLSVQFPVDVGFNYLVRLHFCQIHWKQFQEKQRHFTVFINKRNIGTIDIDTVDTPIYKDYNVPMAAGNTPFISVDLHPLPSESFDVILNGIEVFKQSNGTNLAVPNPVGRAPPPEVKPVAKKSNATTIIAIVCSSVGFAILISLVGFVFIWKQSKKKTKRRRRKKKKTAEDNLLPERRCRIFTFEEIYEATDYFSKEREIGVGGFGAVYKGILEDEDDLTVAIKRLNPDSQQGEQEFITEIELLSELRHFNLVSLIGYCLEGKEMLLVYEFMPNGTFKEHLYDTQNSPLPWKKRLQICNGAARGLNYLHTGFTRPIIHRDVKTTNILLDENWVARVADFGMSKLGQINTAVSTAVKGTWGYLDPEYHRRLKVTEKSDVYSFGVILFEVLCGRKPLDPLAGEEKFKLTLWAKKCLEKGNVYEIIDPNLKGKISWDCLKQYLELAVACINDLAKHRPTMTVVEEKLRFILQLQEEADGNVADDDLNYPEEPFSPIRWTASSLRSESYKSHLATVLSGSDFTASTLLSEEMFSEQSTGSGAHSRNI; encoded by the coding sequence ATGAAAATCCTTCCTCTGTTCTTcccaatcttcttctttattcttctccttcttcttccctccACTTCTCAGCCTTCTTATTACGTCCCCGCCTATAACATCGCCGTCGACTGCGGTGCCACCAGCTCCGCAACCATAGATGACCGGCAATGGATCGGCGACGACGCTACTACTTTCTCCCTCTCCGACCCACCAAACGCCGTCAACAAATCAACCGTCAGGTCCACCTCCTCTACCAACGACCTCGTCTTCAAAACTGCACGCCTCTCTCGCTCTCCCTTCACCTACTCTTTTCCGGTCACCGCCGGCCCAAAATTCATCCGCCTTCACTTCTTGCCGGAAACTTACGACCAATTTCCCAAATTCGACGCCTTCTTCACCGTTCAAACTGGCCAATTCACTCTCCTGAAAAACTTCAGCGCCGCCCTTGTCGCTGATTTCTTGAACAAAACCACCATTACCAAAGAATTCTGTATCCATGTCGCCAGAGAAGTCCAGAAGTTGAACATTACCTTCACCCCATCTCCGAATTCTTATGCCTTCGTCAATGGAATCGAAGTCGTCTCCATGCCGGAAAATCTTTACTACTCTCCGGCGGAACAGGGGACGACGGCGGTTATCAGAAACAACATCGCCCTCGAGCTTTATTATCGGGAAAATCTCGGCGGTAACGACGTCATACCGAGTCAAGATTCCGGCATGTACCGAACTTGGGGCGGGAGAAATCTCTACGTAACATCCAGTTCAGCCATCCGAATACAAAATTACTCTGCTTCTCTAAACTATACAACTGCCACTCCTAACTTCACTGCCACAGATTCAGTTTACCAGTCTGCTGTAATTATGGGTAAGGATCAAGCTGCCAATTCCTTACAAAATTTGTCGGTGCAATTTCCCGTTGATGTCGGGTTCAATTATCTGGTGCGACTTCATTTTTGCCAAATTCATTGGAAACAGTTCCAAGAAAAACAGAGACACTTCACAGTGTTCATCAATAAGCGAAATATCGGCACCATCGATATAGATACCGTCGATACTCCGATTTACAAAGACTATAATGTACCAATGGCAGCTGGGAATACTCCATTTATCTCAGTTGATTTACACCCACTACCAAGTGAGAGCTTCGATGTGATTTTGAATGGAATTGAAGTATTCAAACAGAGCAACGGCACTAATCTCGCAGTACCAAACCCAGTGGGACGAGCACCACCGCCAGAAGTTAAACCAGTAGCCAAAAAGTCAAATGCAACGACGATCATCGCCATCGTGTGCAGCAGCGTGGGGTTTGCCATATTaatctccctcgttggatttgTGTTCATATGGAAACAGAGTaagaagaaaacaaagagaaggaggaggaagaagaagaaaacagcAGAGGATAACTTGCTACCAGAACGACGATGCCGGATTTTCACCTTCGAAGAGATTTACGAAGCGACGGATTATTTCAGTAAGGAAAGAGAGATTGGAGTCGGAGGATTTGGTGCTGTTTACAAAGGAATTTTGGAGGATGAAGACGATCTCACCGTCGCAATCAAACGACTGAACCCAGATTCCCAACAAGGCGAACAAGAATTCATAACAGAGATTGAATTGTTATCGGAGCTCCGCCACTTCAATCTTGTATCACTCATCGGATACTGCTTGGAAGGCAAAGAAATGCTATTAGTTTACGAATTTATGCCGAACGGAACATTCAAAGAACATCTCTACGACACCCAAAATTCTCCTCTGCCATGGAAGAAGCGCCTCCAAATCTGCAACGGGGCGGCGCGTGGTTTAAACTACCTACACACCGGATTCACTCGACCCATCATCCACCGCGATGTGAAGACGACGAATATCCTTCTAGACGAAAATTGGGTTGCGAGAGTTGCCGATTTCGGGATGTCGAAATTGGGGCAGATCAACACGGCGGTCAGTACGGCGGTGAAAGGGACTTGGGGGTATTTAGACCCGGAATACCACCGCCGTCTTAAAGTAACGGAAAAGTCCGACGTGTATTCATTTGGTGTCATCTTATTCGAAGTGCTCTGTGGGAGAAAACCGCTGGACCCTCTTGCCGGCGAAGAGAAGTTCAAGCTTACACTATGGGCTAAGAAATGCTTGGAGAAAGGGAATGTTTACGAAATTATTGATCCGAATTTGAAAGGGAAAATTTCGTGGGATTGTTTGAAACAATATTTGGAGTTGGCGGTGGCCTGTATCAACGATCTGGCAAAGCACCGGCCGACGATGACGGTGGTGGAGGAGAAATTAAGGTTCATCTTGCAGCTGCAGGAGGAAGCAGACGGGAATGTTGCCGACGACGATTTGAATTATCCGGAGGAGCCATTTTCTCCGATCAGGTGGACGGCGAGTTCTCTCCGGAGTGAATCGTATAAAAGCCACCTTGCCACCGTGCTCAGCGGCTCCGATTTCACGGCGTCGACGCTTCTGAGTGAAGAAATGTTCAGTGAACAGAGCACTGGTTCTGGGGCCCATTCTCggaatatataa